Part of the Candidatus Poribacteria bacterium genome, CCGGGATGCAGCGATAGAGGTGCGAATCACCGGGAAAACGGAGCATGCCGTTTCCGTTGTGGGGTCCAAAGTTTCCATCGCCGACAGTGCGGTAGAACAGGCTACAGGATTCCATCCGGAAGCCGTAGCATTCTTGACCTGATAACGCGGGATGTGCGAGGAATTCGTTGAGAAAGCCGATGACATTCGGATGATCAGCGAGACGTTGCATGGGACCACCGAGCGGAGAGCGTTCATGCTCTGGAATTGACTCCGGTTCGTGGCGGAGTTTATAGCCGAATTCCTGCATCTCCGCGAGTTCATCACCCGACAGGACACCGGGAACCAAGAGCCAGCCGCGCATATCAAAAAGATACTTCTGTTCTTGGGTCGGCGCGACGACAGGCGTACCGTCAGAAGTTGTTTCTGTGAGTTGGGCGTTCTCAATATCGAGTGCTGCGCCGAGATTTTTATCAACAATAAAAGGTTTTGAGTAATTCGTAGTTTCTGCCATGAGAGAATCCTCTTGGTTGTAGGAAAATTAGGATTTACGCGAGATTCCTTCGTTAACCTGAAAACATTATACCATTTCTGAAATTATATTCAGCATTTTACGGTATGAAACCTACCTGAGTTAATTTAATGCCGATAATTATCGCCGATCAAATTATTGGCGGCGCGGACAGGACGGAAAAGGGTCTGCCGTTTGGCGGGCATCTCCTCAAGCAGTTTCGGATGCGGTCCCCAAGCACTCCACTTGCTATTGACGGTGTTGTAACAACTGAAAGTAGCGAGGCGATAGTTCTCCTCGTTCGTCCAGGTGTGCGCGCTATGTGTCAACGCCTCGGTGAAAAAGAGGAGCGAACCTGCGGGGCATTCATAAGTGTCCCAAATCGGTGAATCTTGGCTCCGGATGGTGTCAGGTGCTGTGTAGACGGCTTTATGGCTCGCTGTAATAAAGAGCGTTCCGCCTTGCCGATATTTGACAGGGTTCAGTTCCCAGACGACGCGAGTTAAGCCACTGTGTCCTTTTCCGGGGATACACCGATAGAAGTGCGAGTCACCCGGAAAACGGAGCATGCCGTTTCCGTTGTGGGGATTGAACTTCGCATCGCCGACAGTGCGATAGAACAGGTGACACGATTCCATGCGGAACCCATAGCACTCTTGGCTTGATAACGCGGGATGTGCGAGAAACTCGTTAAGGAAACCGACGACGTTTGGATGGT contains:
- a CDS encoding phytanoyl-CoA dioxygenase family protein, whose translation is MAEVTNHTKPFIVDKNLGAALDIENAQLTKTTSDGTPVVPPTQEQKYLFDMRGWLLVPGVLSGDELAEMQEFAYKLHHEPESIPKHERSPLGGGLQRLSDHPNVVGFLNEFLAHPALSSQECYGFRMESCHLFYRTVGDAKFNPHNGNGMLRFPGDSHFYRCIPGKGHSGLTRVVWELNPVKYRQGGTLFITASHKAVYTAPDTIRSQDSPIWDTYECPAGSLLFFTEALTHSAHTWTNEENYRLATFSCYNTVNSKWSAWGPHPKLLEEMPAKRQTLFRPVRAANNLIGDNYRH
- a CDS encoding phytanoyl-CoA dioxygenase family protein; the protein is MAETTNYSKPFIVDKNLGAALDIENAQLTETTSDGTPVVAPTQEQKYLFDMRGWLLVPGVLSGDELAEMQEFGYKLRHEPESIPEHERSPLGGPMQRLADHPNVIGFLNEFLAHPALSGQECYGFRMESCSLFYRTVGDGNFGPHNGNGMLRFPGDSHLYRCIPGRGYSGLTRIVWELNPVKYRQGGTLFITASHKAVYTAPETIRSQDSLIWDTYECPAGSLLFFTEALTHSTHTWTNEENDRLAIFSCYNTVNSKWHDWDPHPKLLEEMPAKRQTLFRPVRAANNLIGETYRH